From the genome of Danio aesculapii chromosome 16, fDanAes4.1, whole genome shotgun sequence, one region includes:
- the tapbpl gene encoding tapasin-related protein — protein sequence MLTLLVFLSLVYGLDGADVVLSCSLIEEGGGMGGMMGGAMFKRTPATLVFRDLVGNEGLSPELVTPYNPPETPNPEDLIFELMLPSIQIPNADLLLHADCNEQEVVCEISRYVPRGADMDSLPAHFIGSIQLEGGGISLTLVLQTLHSETTQSDAQPLMQSKLNLPLSQSATLLTEVVFVVFSRVPSIVASIGGDVMLDCGFRQKESVPGQDVALEWRLQHRGNGRKILDMKAKEMETEIGSDVFVDRENTSTEADLLVRDGNASLTLRTLQVSDEGTYICTVGSGDFQTQQIVQLHITQPPRITLSEEKLTFPNRTPQRLSCHCHRYYPLDVQVEWFSQAPSTEESVSLSKDSSLSSHRQHSDGTFSVSSHLTLIPDKHPPGTVVTCRVSHPALETATDATLTVEEPEPDTAFWTISLMLLISVVFLYQAFKGGVF from the exons ATGTTAACGCTCCTCGTCTTCCTATCGTTGGTTTATG GGCTGGATGGTGCTGATGTGGTTTTGTCCTGCTCTCTGATCGAGGAAGGAGGCGGGATGGGGGGCATGATGGGCGGGGCGATGTTCAAGCGCACTCCTGCCACTCTGGTCTTCAGGGATCTTGTTGGGAATGAAGGTCTGTCACCAGAGCTTGTGACCCCCTACAACCCTCCTGAGACCCCTAATCCTGAGGATCTAATCTTTGAGTTGATGT TACCATCCATTCAGATCCCCAACGCAGACTTGCTTCTTCACGCTGACTGTAATGAACAGGAAGTGGTTTGTGAGATCAGCCGTTACGTTCCTCGTGGTGCTGATATGGATTCCCTACCAGCTCATTTTATTGGCTCAATTCAGCTGGAAGGTGGAGGCATCAGTCTCACTCTGGTGCTACAGACCCTCCACAGCGAGACCACACAATCTGACGCGCAACCACTTATGCAGAGTAAACTGAATCTgcctctcagccaatcagcaaCATTGCTGACAGAAG TTGTGTTTGTGGTGTTCTCTCGTGTACCATCCATTGTGGCATCAATAGGGGGTGATGTGATGTTGGACTGTGGCTTTAGACAAAAAGAGTCAGTCCCTGGGCAGGATGTGGCACTGGAGTGGCGTCTACAACACAGAGGAAATGGCCGTAAAATTCTTGATATGAAAGCAAAGGAGATGGAGACAGAAATAGGATCAGATG TATTTGTGGACCGGGAAAACACCAGCACTGAAGCAGATCTTCTGGTGAGGGATGGAAATGCGTCTCTGACTCTCAGGACGTTGCAGGTCTCAGATGAAGGCACATACATCTGCACTGTCGGCTCTGGAGATTTTCAGACTCAACAGATTGTGCAGCTTCATATCACAC aaCCGCCTCGCATCACACTTTCTGAGGAGAAGCTGACATTTCCAAATAGGACACCTCAGAGACTTAGCTGCCATTGTCATCGCTACTATCCTTTGGATGTGCAG GTGGAGTGGTTTTCTCAGGCTCCGTCTACAGAAGAGTCTGTCTCGTTGTCTAAAGACTCCTCGCTCTCCAGTCATCGGCAGCACAGTGATGGAACATTTTCTGTTTCTTCTCACCTCACCCTGATACCAGACAAACACCCACCGGGGACGGTTGTCACCTGTAGGGTCTCACATCCCGCACTAGAAACTGCAACGGATGCCACTCTCACTGTGGAAGAACCTGAGCCAG aTACAGCTTTCTGGACAATCAGCTTGATGTTGCTGATATCAGTGGTGTTTTTGTATCAAGCGTTTAAAGGTGGAG tgttttaa